A genomic region of Dreissena polymorpha isolate Duluth1 chromosome 4, UMN_Dpol_1.0, whole genome shotgun sequence contains the following coding sequences:
- the LOC127880102 gene encoding 5-hydroxytryptamine receptor 2B-like, translating to MVEATTEHGITLSMNATLNGSYIYTDELYPGETHTEDKGGRFSDIYNTGLYSQEIHESFLSNLDRHSATFSGVLAIWTCAINAFIIVLCSMGSPTKQDAIYVQIINFCVSNILTGIFILPLTVYQILHVWELGKIICRMFIVSDIVLPFVSTIIIINITFDRLLDITHPVLHAWLFQKSLLKVIVLTPWIVAVLTVIPVWTSGLMPHGQVEYGCYILMSEESGILCTVLTYFIPLIVIVILTFKLILSKLQRRDVTNCTTNTNRNTCDNNLIDIAEATSTTKTNPEHDPNTDNSHLSTSHADAGSKRATAGNKPVDIVTVCSVNIVYATMWFPFQCVSLVYTLCESRYCSLSPELTQVVTLLAAASAGVVPLIWLRDQTLKGNIKRIRGKQRTTKLQDSVASEETFV from the coding sequence ATGGTAGAAGCAACGACCGAACATGGTATAACATTATCCATGAACGCTACTTTGAATGGGTCGTATATTTATACTGATGAACTATATCCAGGGGAAACACATACCGAAGATAAGGGTGGCCGTTTTTCGGACATTTACAATACTGGATTATACAGCCAAGAAATACATGAATCCTTTTTGAGTAATCTTGACCGACATTCAGCAACGTTCTCCGGCGTTCTTGCAATCTGGACATGTgctataaatgcatttataatagTCCTATGTTCGATGGGCTCGCCGACAAAACAGGATGccatttatgttcaaataatcAACTTTTGCGTTTCAAACATTCTCACTGGTATTTTCATACTTCCGCTTACGGTTTATCAGATCTTACATGTTTGGGAACTAGGAAAAATTATATGTAGAATGTTCATAGTCTCTGACATTGTACTACCGTTTGTTTCAACAATTATTATAATCAACATAACTTTTGATAGACTGTTGGATATAACTCACCCTGTACTGCATGCGTGGCTGTTCCAAAAGTCACTTTTGAAGGTGATCGTTTTGACACCCTGGATAGTAGCAGTTTTAACAGTAATCCCAGTTTGGACATCTGGACTCATGCCACATGGGCAAGTTGAATACGGATGCTATATTTTGATGTCAGAAGAGAGTGGAATTTTGTGCACAGTACTGACCTATTTTATTCCGCTAATAGTTATCGTGATTCTGACATTCAAACTGATATTGTCAAAACTTCAACGAAGAGACGTAACTAACTGTACAACAAACACCAATAGAAACACGTGTGATAACAATCTAATAGATATCGCCGAGGCTACttctacaacaaaaacaaacccTGAGCATGACCCAAACACCGACAATTCTCACCTAAGTACGAGTCATGCTGATGCGGGCTCGAAACGTGCAACGGCCGGTAACAAACCTGTAGATATTGTAACTGTGTGTTCGGTAAATATTGTTTACGCCACCATGTGGTTTCCTTTCCAGTGTGTAAGCCTTGTTTACACCCTGTGTGAGTCGCGTTATTGCTCTCTGTCGCCGGAGCTTACTCAGGTTGTGACACTCTTGGCCGCAGCCAGTGCAGGGGTGGTGCCCCTTATATGGCTTCGCGACCAGACTCTGAAGGGCAATATAAAACGCATCCGTGGCAAACAAAGGACCACGAAGCTTCAAGATAGCGTTGCTAGTGAGGAGACATTTGTTTAA